A genomic segment from Vicia villosa cultivar HV-30 ecotype Madison, WI unplaced genomic scaffold, Vvil1.0 ctg.000218F_1_1, whole genome shotgun sequence encodes:
- the LOC131625457 gene encoding uncharacterized protein LOC131625457 has product MVGKEKVHNTLGEVLHHKSLPAGYLKVSIDIASEGGPLLSIPNDVLDATLVGEAISAYVVWSSSLIHVDDEIHAKEIEQVSRGKELGISNIFTQKKDVAKKAATSKKPTSQYKSCLQTYIGITNIPNGGTRLIPMKEYIFGYEYMEASGRENLDQVSKHLKLGLSVIDIYIRFLYDKVMRPRGLEEQFAFLAPNTVNSGLIVTKPDDVIALLQAFRSQRYIQIPKSRANNITWIRVQVIGADVEDRANKFVVVVF; this is encoded by the exons ATGGTTGGCAAGGAAAAAGTGCATAATACTTTGGGAGAAGTACTTCACCATAAATCGCTCCCTGCTGGATATTTGAAAGTATCAATTGATATTGCTTCAGAGGGAGGTCCGTTATTATCAATACCTAACGATGTTTTAGATGCAACATTGGTGGGAGAGGCAATAAGTGCATATGTTGTATGGTCGTCAAGCCTCATTCACGTAGATGATGAG atTCATGCTAAAGAGATCGAACAAGTCAGTAGGGGTAAGGAGCTTGGAATTAGCAACATTTTCACACAAAAAAAGGATGTTGCTAAGAAGGCCGCGACTAGCAAAAAACCTACTTCTCAGTATAAGTCGTGCCTTCAGACATATATAGGAATAACAAATATTCCGAATGGTGGTACTCGTCTTATACCTATGAAGGAATATATTTTTGGTTATGAATACATGGAAGCATCTGGTAGAGAGAATCTGGATCAAGTTTCTAAACATTTGAAATTAGGCCTCAGTGTTATCGATATATACATCAG gtttctATATGACAAAGTGATGCGCCCGCGCGGATTGGAAGAACAATTTGCTTTCTTAGCACCCAACACTGTCAACTCAGGGTTAATCGTAACGAAACCAGATGATGTCATAGC gcTTCTACAAGCTTTTCGATCACAAAGATATATTCAAATACCAAAGAGTAGAGCCAATAACATTACATGGATCAGAGTGCAA